In Actinomadura luteofluorescens, the sequence CCGGAGGCCCCCGTCGTGGCCCAGGGCAACCGGGTCGCCATCGAGCGGGCGGTGACCTACATGGCCCGCGATCTCGGCATCGACCAGTTCGTCGACATCGGGTCGGGGCTGCCCACGTCGTCCAACGTGCACCAGTTCGCCCGGGCGGCCAACCCCGACGCGCGCGTGGTGTACGTCGACAACGACCCGATCGTGCTGGCGCACGGGCGGGCGCTGCTGACCGAGACCGGCGTCGCGACGTTCATCCAGGGCGACCTGTACGAGCCCGAGAAGATCTTCACCGACCCCGCGCTGACCGGGCTCCTCGACCTGTCGCGCCCGGTGGGCGTCGTGCTGGCCGCGATCATCCACCACGTGCCGGACGACCGCGACCCGGCCGGGGTCGTCCACGCGCTGCTCCCGTTCCTCGCGCCCGGCAGCCACGTCGTGCTC encodes:
- a CDS encoding SAM-dependent methyltransferase, with amino-acid sequence MADDLPENAPPGIDPSTPTFARVYDYFLGGKDNFAADREVADMVMQLVPEAPVVAQGNRVAIERAVTYMARDLGIDQFVDIGSGLPTSSNVHQFARAANPDARVVYVDNDPIVLAHGRALLTETGVATFIQGDLYEPEKIFTDPALTGLLDLSRPVGVVLAAIIHHVPDDRDPAGVVHALLPFLAPGSHVVLTHLHDAGDDPRVEEAKRILQSGLGGSYFRHSSEIERFMEGLTILEPGVANVTAWRPAGPAGPLEHPLHSQMVAVLGRKD